In a single window of the Olivibacter sp. SDN3 genome:
- a CDS encoding DMT family transporter, translating into MRIHYAALVFIGACSFGILSTFVKKAYADGFTLGQVTGVQMFFGLAFLWGLYYTPFRQWLRNHNDSESDHKDRPWKVMLSGVSTGLVSIFYYKCVQLIPASIAIILLMQYVWIGLVIELLLFKRIPTLLQILCVLLVFLGTILAAGLFSERPTSISISGVLYGILAASSYATFLIVSDRIGKDYHPLRKSALMLTGSTLLVFIIFPPTFLINGLLWKDLWFWGLILSIFGTVIPPLFFAIGIPKIGLPFAAILSTAELPVAVLMSHFLLNEKVMQLQWLGILIILIAILTPNILQIGKAKKHPYTLQK; encoded by the coding sequence ATGAGAATTCATTATGCTGCACTCGTGTTTATCGGCGCCTGTAGTTTTGGCATCCTGTCGACATTTGTTAAAAAAGCTTATGCTGATGGTTTTACTTTGGGGCAAGTTACAGGAGTGCAGATGTTTTTTGGACTAGCTTTTCTATGGGGTCTTTATTATACTCCTTTTCGTCAATGGTTAAGAAACCATAATGATTCCGAGAGTGATCATAAAGATCGGCCTTGGAAAGTAATGCTCTCTGGCGTCTCTACTGGATTGGTCAGTATATTTTATTACAAATGTGTACAATTGATTCCCGCTTCGATTGCTATCATTTTATTGATGCAATATGTCTGGATCGGCTTAGTAATCGAGTTATTATTATTTAAACGTATTCCGACACTCCTCCAGATCCTATGCGTGTTATTGGTCTTCTTAGGAACCATTCTTGCAGCAGGCTTATTTTCCGAAAGACCAACAAGCATCAGCATATCAGGAGTATTATACGGTATACTCGCAGCTAGCTCTTATGCTACATTTCTAATTGTCAGTGACAGGATAGGAAAGGACTATCACCCGCTAAGGAAAAGTGCCCTTATGCTAACAGGCAGTACACTACTTGTTTTTATCATATTTCCACCAACATTTCTTATAAATGGACTATTATGGAAGGATCTTTGGTTTTGGGGGCTTATATTGTCGATCTTTGGTACAGTAATTCCGCCGTTATTTTTTGCCATAGGAATCCCTAAGATTGGGCTTCCATTTGCGGCTATACTCAGTACAGCCGAACTTCCTGTTGCAGTATTAATGTCACACTTCCTGCTTAACGAAAAAGTGATGCAGCTACAATGGCTTGGCATACTAATCATATTAATCGCCATATTAACTCCTAATATTCTTCAGATAGGTAAAGCAAAAAAACATCCCTACACATTACAAAAATAA
- a CDS encoding histidine phosphatase family protein: MKKLLYIIRHGETDLNKKGIVQGKGVDTPLNHLGNQQANAFYEAYKHTSFNRIYTSTLQRTHQTVASFIADGLPWEQLEGLDEICWGIYEGKEQTQEILTGFNSVTKKWSEGLLDLRVENGESPNDVQKRQKKAIDYILSKDGEKQVLICMHGRAMRILLCLLSGKLLKEMDDFPHTNTALYIVSYEDGIFTIEDHYNTDHLAKLQQAKQSV, translated from the coding sequence ATGAAAAAACTACTTTATATCATTCGACATGGAGAGACTGATTTAAACAAAAAAGGAATTGTTCAGGGAAAGGGAGTAGACACACCGCTTAATCACCTCGGCAACCAGCAGGCAAATGCCTTTTATGAAGCCTATAAACACACCTCATTCAATCGCATATATACTTCAACGTTACAGCGAACGCACCAAACTGTTGCTAGTTTTATTGCTGATGGCCTTCCTTGGGAACAACTCGAAGGCTTAGATGAGATTTGTTGGGGAATATATGAAGGCAAAGAACAAACGCAAGAAATATTGACAGGCTTCAATTCAGTAACAAAAAAATGGAGCGAGGGTTTGCTTGATCTCCGTGTAGAAAATGGCGAAAGCCCGAACGATGTGCAAAAACGACAAAAGAAAGCGATTGACTACATCCTCTCAAAAGATGGCGAAAAACAAGTGCTCATTTGCATGCACGGTAGGGCCATGCGAATACTCCTATGCTTACTCAGTGGAAAGCTCCTAAAGGAAATGGATGATTTTCCTCATACGAATACCGCACTTTATATTGTCTCTTACGAAGATGGAATCTTCACTATAGAGGATCATTACAATACCGATCATCTAGCGAAACTACAGCAAGCTAAGCAATCGGTATAA
- a CDS encoding alpha-L-fucosidase yields MNKLILGFLCSHLVLYSIGQEHNTSANYTKPSDSLAQKNLSEWGDLKFGLFMHWGTYSQWGIVESWSLCPEDEDWTQRKDPRSDNYYEYVKAYENLQTQFNPVENYLLNIAPGPNGDWDTDAYKRLENIGEWINDYGEGIYNTRPVSTSTVKNIYFTQNKDENTVYAFLLNEDQDKNLPAKLVVPLKEGGKLRNVNMGSSGLAANRVKWKIVGKNIEIIIPKKKRLLKSNDYATMIKMKYIYL; encoded by the coding sequence ATGAATAAATTAATATTAGGCTTTTTATGCTCACATCTCGTTCTTTATAGTATTGGACAAGAACATAATACATCTGCTAACTACACTAAGCCATCAGATTCTCTGGCACAAAAAAATCTATCAGAATGGGGTGATCTGAAATTTGGATTGTTTATGCATTGGGGTACTTATAGCCAATGGGGAATTGTCGAGAGCTGGAGTTTATGCCCTGAAGATGAAGATTGGACGCAAAGGAAGGATCCCCGTTCTGATAACTATTATGAATACGTAAAAGCTTATGAAAACCTACAAACACAATTCAATCCTGTTGAAAATTATTTGTTGAACATAGCTCCTGGACCCAATGGGGATTGGGATACCGACGCCTATAAAAGATTGGAAAATATTGGGGAGTGGATAAACGATTACGGGGAAGGTATATACAACACTCGTCCCGTATCGACATCTACAGTAAAAAATATCTATTTTACCCAAAACAAAGATGAGAACACGGTATATGCGTTTCTTTTGAATGAAGATCAGGACAAAAACTTACCGGCTAAGCTAGTTGTTCCATTAAAGGAAGGAGGGAAACTCCGCAATGTTAATATGGGAAGTAGTGGTTTAGCAGCCAATCGCGTTAAATGGAAAATTGTGGGTAAAAATATTGAAATAATAATACCTAAGAAAAAGAGGCTGCTAAAATCCAATGACTACGCGACTATGATAAAAATGAAATACATTTACTTATAA
- a CDS encoding NAD-dependent deacylase encodes MHIVIFTGAGISAESGLKTFRGDHGLWEGYRVEDVATPEAWARNAELVQEFYNIRRRAILEAQPNEAHKAIALLEEKHQVTVITQNIDNLHERAGSTNIVHLHGLITKSQSSIDPTLIYDIDGWELKIGDLCEKQSQLRPHVVWFGEAVPMISIAIGICKQADLFIIVGTSLQVYPAASLVNYVPSTTKKILIDPAADQLNKNYEEIINVSAKACIGVPMLVKELLSS; translated from the coding sequence ATGCATATCGTTATATTTACAGGAGCAGGTATCTCTGCCGAAAGTGGACTAAAGACTTTTCGCGGCGATCATGGTTTATGGGAAGGATACCGTGTGGAAGATGTGGCCACACCTGAAGCATGGGCAAGAAATGCAGAACTTGTACAAGAGTTTTATAATATCCGAAGAAGAGCAATACTTGAAGCACAACCGAATGAAGCACACAAAGCAATTGCTCTACTTGAAGAAAAACATCAAGTAACCGTTATTACGCAGAATATAGATAATCTGCATGAGAGGGCAGGCTCAACCAATATCGTACATCTTCATGGGTTGATTACTAAATCTCAGTCCTCAATAGATCCTACACTTATCTATGACATCGATGGCTGGGAATTGAAAATTGGAGATCTGTGTGAAAAACAATCCCAACTCAGACCGCATGTAGTATGGTTCGGCGAAGCAGTGCCAATGATTAGTATCGCCATAGGTATATGCAAACAAGCGGATCTATTTATTATTGTTGGAACCTCGTTACAAGTATATCCTGCTGCAAGCTTAGTAAATTACGTCCCATCAACAACAAAAAAAATTCTAATTGACCCAGCCGCCGATCAATTGAATAAAAATTATGAGGAAATTATAAATGTCTCCGCAAAAGCGTGCATTGGCGTTCCTATGCTTGTAAAAGAATTACTATCTTCCTAG
- the kdsA gene encoding 3-deoxy-8-phosphooctulonate synthase, with amino-acid sequence MIISSLAGIKHADSRNFFLMAGPCAIESEDIALRIAERIVKIADKLNIPFIFKGSYRKANRSRIDSFTGIGDEKALKVLAKVRDTFGVPTVTDIHESQEATMAATYVDILQIPAFLCRQTDLLLAAGKTGKTVNVKKGQFLSADSMKFAVDKVIESGNSNVILTDRGNSFGYQDLIVDFRGISVMKSFNVPVVMDCTHSLQQPNQTSGVTGGKPALIETIAKAAIAVGADGLFIETHPDPANAKSDGANMLHLDLLEELLLKLIRIREAVL; translated from the coding sequence ATGATTATAAGCTCATTAGCTGGAATTAAACATGCTGATTCCCGCAATTTTTTCTTAATGGCAGGGCCGTGTGCCATTGAAAGTGAAGACATAGCATTACGTATCGCCGAACGGATTGTAAAGATTGCAGATAAGTTGAATATCCCTTTTATTTTTAAAGGATCATACCGAAAAGCCAATCGGTCGAGAATAGATTCTTTTACGGGAATTGGAGACGAAAAAGCACTTAAAGTATTAGCTAAAGTGCGAGATACTTTTGGTGTTCCTACAGTGACAGATATCCACGAAAGCCAAGAAGCCACGATGGCTGCAACATATGTAGATATTTTGCAGATTCCCGCATTTTTGTGCAGACAAACGGATTTACTATTGGCCGCTGGTAAAACAGGCAAAACCGTAAATGTTAAAAAAGGGCAATTTCTGTCTGCTGATTCTATGAAGTTCGCCGTCGATAAAGTAATTGAAAGTGGTAATTCTAATGTGATACTTACTGATCGTGGAAACTCTTTTGGTTATCAGGATCTGATTGTTGATTTTCGAGGAATCTCAGTAATGAAAAGTTTTAACGTGCCTGTAGTAATGGATTGCACGCATTCTTTACAACAGCCTAATCAAACAAGTGGCGTTACTGGAGGTAAACCGGCGTTGATTGAAACGATAGCTAAAGCAGCTATTGCCGTAGGTGCCGATGGATTATTTATTGAAACACATCCAGATCCGGCCAACGCAAAATCTGATGGAGCTAACATGCTACATTTAGATTTATTAGAGGAGTTGTTACTGAAGTTAATTCGCATTCGAGAGGCTGTTTTGTAA
- a CDS encoding aldo/keto reductase, whose translation MSKKRKLGLSDLEVSPITFGGNVFGWTLDEKASFKILDAFIDADFNFIDTADIYSNWVPGNQGGESEIIIGKWLSSRGNRNDVIIATKLGGQMSETHKGLTAPYVKLAVEESLKRLKTDYIDLYQTHYDDEETPVAETMEALNELIKEGKVRYIGASNFKAARIAESNRFARENQLQPYTTLQPLYNLYDREGFEKNYLPLVRDEKLAVLNYYALASGFLSGKYQSADDLNKSPRGEGIKKYLNERGQRILTALSEVASNNDVPPSQIALAWLLSKPYITAPIASATNEKQLNDLINAVDVKLKDEEIILLDRASEY comes from the coding sequence ATGTCAAAAAAAAGAAAATTGGGTCTTTCAGATTTAGAGGTATCGCCTATCACTTTTGGCGGAAACGTTTTTGGATGGACATTAGATGAAAAGGCGTCATTTAAAATTTTGGATGCGTTTATAGATGCAGATTTTAATTTCATAGATACTGCTGACATTTATTCTAATTGGGTTCCAGGAAATCAGGGTGGCGAATCAGAAATTATCATTGGTAAGTGGCTATCCAGTCGTGGAAATCGAAATGATGTTATTATTGCCACGAAGTTGGGTGGACAAATGAGTGAAACACATAAAGGTTTAACGGCCCCGTATGTTAAACTAGCAGTTGAAGAATCGTTGAAAAGATTAAAGACAGATTATATCGATCTTTACCAAACACATTATGACGATGAAGAAACGCCTGTTGCAGAAACGATGGAAGCATTAAATGAGTTAATAAAAGAAGGTAAAGTGCGTTATATAGGTGCTTCAAACTTCAAAGCTGCACGTATTGCCGAATCGAACAGATTTGCAAGGGAAAACCAGCTGCAACCTTATACCACTCTACAACCCTTGTATAATCTATATGATCGGGAAGGGTTTGAAAAAAACTATTTGCCTTTAGTGCGGGACGAAAAATTAGCGGTGTTAAATTACTATGCTTTGGCTAGTGGCTTTCTTAGTGGCAAGTACCAATCGGCAGACGATTTAAATAAAAGTCCACGTGGAGAAGGAATAAAAAAGTATCTGAACGAGCGGGGACAGAGAATTTTAACCGCTTTGAGTGAAGTTGCGAGCAATAATGATGTACCACCTTCACAAATTGCTTTGGCGTGGTTGCTAAGCAAGCCATATATAACGGCGCCAATTGCAAGTGCTACTAATGAAAAGCAACTGAATGATTTAATTAATGCAGTAGATGTTAAATTGAAAGATGAAGAAATAATCCTTTTAGACCGAGCAAGCGAGTATTGA
- a CDS encoding AI-2E family transporter yields the protein MRLLILPFYVKLACVLLSILLIGYLAVLGHTILAPLIFGFLCAILLLPLANFLERKFKLSRALSSLLSSITLLIIIASVFTVLGTQLSSLAKDWPAFKQQVLISTSDLQLWISQTFHVNNQAQIDYINEAASKSLSTGTTILSKTLISLSSLFLLLLFSFLYTFFILYHRRLIVKFLVNSFKEKHSAIVYDIVHHIQYIVKRYIVGLFLQMVIVTIMACSAFYFIGVKYSFLLGLITGIFNIIPYIGIFTALLLTILITFATSSATHVLFVIIAIIVIHAIDGNYIMPKIVGSKVQINTLIALIGLVLGEMLWGITGMFLSIPVIAIIKVVFDRVPELKPWGMLLGEDTAPTLLKQDVLIITDDDTRGKDSLQ from the coding sequence ATGAGATTATTAATTCTACCTTTCTACGTAAAACTAGCTTGTGTACTGCTAAGTATTTTACTTATTGGCTACTTGGCCGTGTTGGGACATACTATTCTGGCTCCTTTAATTTTTGGATTCCTATGTGCAATATTGCTCCTTCCGCTAGCTAATTTTTTAGAGCGTAAATTTAAGTTATCAAGAGCTTTATCATCTTTGTTGTCATCGATCACTTTACTTATTATCATAGCTTCTGTTTTTACTGTCCTAGGTACGCAATTATCGTCTCTAGCAAAAGATTGGCCGGCTTTTAAGCAACAGGTGTTGATATCGACTTCCGATCTGCAATTATGGATTTCACAAACTTTTCACGTAAATAACCAAGCACAGATAGATTATATAAATGAGGCTGCATCCAAATCGTTAAGTACCGGCACAACTATTTTGAGCAAAACGTTGATCTCCCTTTCTTCCTTATTTCTACTATTACTGTTCTCCTTTTTGTATACCTTCTTCATACTCTATCATAGAAGACTTATTGTTAAGTTTTTAGTTAATTCATTTAAAGAAAAACACAGCGCTATTGTGTATGATATCGTCCATCATATACAATATATTGTTAAACGCTATATTGTTGGTTTGTTTTTGCAAATGGTGATTGTTACGATTATGGCGTGTTCTGCTTTCTATTTTATAGGTGTCAAATACAGTTTTCTCCTCGGGCTTATTACCGGAATATTTAACATTATCCCTTATATAGGTATTTTTACAGCATTATTGTTGACTATATTGATAACTTTTGCTACATCCTCAGCTACTCATGTACTTTTTGTGATTATTGCAATCATCGTCATCCATGCTATTGATGGAAACTATATTATGCCAAAGATTGTGGGGTCAAAGGTACAAATTAACACACTTATTGCATTGATAGGTCTTGTCTTAGGCGAGATGCTATGGGGTATAACAGGTATGTTTTTATCAATACCCGTCATCGCCATTATAAAGGTAGTGTTCGATCGCGTGCCTGAACTCAAACCTTGGGGAATGCTATTGGGAGAAGATACTGCGCCAACTTTGTTAAAGCAAGACGTTCTGATTATAACTGATGATGATACACGGGGGAAAGATTCGCTGCAATAG
- a CDS encoding DUF6580 family putative transport protein: MTSTNNYTNKVNTRNLILILIIITVALLRIFNVGKFGDWANFTPVGAIALFAGTYFKDRWAAYSTPLLVLFLSDIIVNYGYFGKVILFYDGIFWVYFAFALMVLIGSFIKRVSVLSVIAAALSSVIIHWLLTNFGVWLGGKLYPRNLQGLIDCYILAIPFEKNLLLGSLAYGGILYGGFEWAKRHFPNLKWSGELSS, encoded by the coding sequence ATGACCTCAACTAATAATTACACAAACAAAGTCAATACGAGAAATCTTATTCTGATACTCATTATCATAACTGTAGCCTTATTGCGAATTTTCAATGTTGGAAAATTTGGTGATTGGGCTAACTTCACACCGGTAGGTGCAATAGCCTTATTTGCTGGAACGTATTTTAAAGATCGATGGGCGGCCTATTCAACTCCTCTGCTCGTTTTATTCTTATCAGACATTATCGTAAATTATGGTTATTTTGGCAAAGTAATATTGTTTTACGATGGCATTTTCTGGGTATATTTTGCGTTTGCACTCATGGTATTAATCGGAAGTTTTATTAAACGCGTCTCTGTGTTAAGTGTAATTGCAGCCGCTCTATCATCGGTTATTATTCATTGGTTACTAACTAATTTTGGTGTTTGGCTTGGAGGTAAACTTTATCCCAGAAATCTACAAGGACTAATAGATTGCTACATCTTAGCCATTCCATTTGAAAAGAATCTCTTGCTGGGTAGCTTAGCTTACGGAGGCATTTTATACGGCGGATTCGAATGGGCTAAACGTCATTTCCCGAACTTAAAGTGGTCTGGCGAGCTAAGTAGTTGA
- a CDS encoding menaquinone biosynthetic enzyme MqnA/MqnD family protein — MDKIRVSAVSYTNTTPFIYGIKNTAIIDKIELSLDIPSTCAQKLIDNEVDIGLVPVAALLQIPGYEIISDYCIGANGPVNSVFIFSNKPVAAIETLRLDLQSRTSNNLARVLFKNYWKKNILLTNSDDADAFVQIGDRTFGKKDYYPYAYDMGEEWLNFTGLPFAFAAWATNKVLPTAFIEIFNQSMKFGLDNRDEVIRNLPKRADFDIAYYLNHSIDFILTDKKKKAIQLFHQYIKEL, encoded by the coding sequence ATGGACAAAATTAGAGTATCAGCCGTTTCCTACACCAACACAACACCCTTCATATATGGTATAAAGAACACTGCTATCATCGACAAAATAGAATTAAGTTTGGATATACCTAGTACCTGTGCACAAAAGCTTATAGACAATGAAGTGGATATTGGTTTAGTACCTGTTGCTGCTTTACTGCAGATACCGGGGTACGAAATAATTTCCGACTATTGCATAGGAGCAAATGGACCAGTGAACTCCGTATTTATATTTAGCAATAAACCTGTTGCTGCTATTGAAACGCTACGTCTCGACCTACAATCCAGAACATCCAATAATTTAGCCCGGGTGTTATTCAAAAATTATTGGAAAAAAAACATCTTACTCACTAACAGTGATGATGCCGATGCTTTTGTGCAAATAGGCGACAGAACATTTGGTAAAAAAGATTACTACCCTTATGCTTATGATATGGGCGAGGAGTGGCTGAATTTTACAGGCCTTCCTTTTGCTTTTGCTGCATGGGCCACCAATAAAGTTTTACCAACAGCATTTATTGAAATTTTTAACCAGTCTATGAAATTTGGTTTAGACAATCGGGATGAGGTAATCAGAAATTTACCAAAACGTGCCGATTTTGATATTGCCTATTACTTAAATCATTCTATTGATTTTATACTTACTGATAAAAAGAAAAAGGCAATACAACTTTTTCATCAATATATAAAGGAATTGTAA